The nucleotide sequence ACAATCGAGAGCAGCGAATCCATGCCGTCGAGATACTTCAGAGGTACCGGAACTCCAATTACTGGCAGCGGCGTTGCCGACGCAACCATGCCGGGGAGGTGTGCCGCCCCGCCCGCGCCCGCGATGATCACCTTGATGCCACGTGCAGCCGCAGTCTTCGCGTAATCCAGCATCCGCTGCGGGGTGCGGTGCGCTGAAACGACCCCCACTTCGAACGGAACCCCGAACTCCGCGAGGGTTTCCGCGGCGGCCTCCATCACCGGCCAGTCGGAATCGCTGCCCATGATCAGACCCACCTGCGGACCTGGGACTGTCTGCTGTGCCGTCACCGTTATTGCTCCTCAAAAATAGCTGTGTGCGAATTCCACCCGTCGTGCCACACACCGTGGGAAAGCCAGTGCGCGGCGAGTTCTGCGCGGTTACGGACGGTTTCGACGTACTCAGTATCGTCGGGCGACCCTCCGGGGGCACCGAGAACGTTCACATGGCCCAGTTTCCGGCCCGCCCTCTCTCCCTTCCCGTAGAGGTGCACCTTCGCGTCTGGCATTCGCGCGCACAGATGGTGGACGCGCTCATCCATGCTGATCGCTGGAGGCGCCGCGGCGCCGAGCACATTCGCCATCACGGTCACCGGCGCGGTCGGACTCGTGTCCCCGAGCGGATAGTCGAGCACAGCGCGGAGGTGCTGCTCGAACTGCG is from Hoyosella subflava DQS3-9A1 and encodes:
- the purE gene encoding 5-(carboxyamino)imidazole ribonucleotide mutase — protein: MTAQQTVPGPQVGLIMGSDSDWPVMEAAAETLAEFGVPFEVGVVSAHRTPQRMLDYAKTAAARGIKVIIAGAGGAAHLPGMVASATPLPVIGVPVPLKYLDGMDSLLSIVQMPAGVPVATVSIGGAKNAGLLAVRILAAADAHLQEKMTSFQDGLEKMVLDKDDALRRRLLG